A single genomic interval of uncultured Desulfobacter sp. harbors:
- a CDS encoding ATP-binding cassette domain-containing protein, whose translation MGNVNTKHDTDTDLLNLGLDTLMENYPYLKDFFSTLGIDPFSGQKTLAMLIDSLSLDHLSQFGLDHDSLSAQVLEFIAKMEQCRHKIHGSMNCLVIEAGFDKNGCPEAMGITLFPGEVVSVVGPTGSGKSQLLSDIECLAQGDTPSGRNVLPDGNALDAAFRFSGEFRLVAQLSQNMNFVMDLTVEAFLQMHAESRLINNIPEKIKQIYQSSVMLAGEPFSLDTAITSLSGGQSRALMIADVAYLSASPVVLIDEIENAGIDRVKAVSLLLNKEKIVLIATHDPLLALSCDRRIVIKNGGIADVVKTLETEKKSVACLADLDKKLGLLRERVRTGKHLIFDQTFFFDHP comes from the coding sequence CTTGATACGCTGATGGAAAACTATCCATATCTGAAGGATTTTTTCAGCACCCTTGGGATTGACCCTTTTTCGGGGCAAAAGACGCTGGCTATGCTTATTGACAGCCTGTCCCTGGACCATTTGTCCCAATTTGGTCTGGACCATGACTCCCTGTCCGCCCAGGTCCTTGAATTTATTGCAAAGATGGAGCAGTGCCGGCACAAGATTCATGGCAGTATGAATTGCCTGGTCATTGAGGCCGGATTCGATAAAAACGGTTGCCCGGAAGCCATGGGGATCACCCTTTTCCCCGGTGAGGTGGTCAGTGTGGTGGGCCCCACCGGTTCCGGGAAAAGTCAACTTCTTTCGGATATTGAATGCCTGGCCCAGGGGGATACCCCTTCGGGTCGAAACGTGCTGCCGGACGGCAACGCGCTGGATGCCGCGTTTCGTTTTTCCGGCGAGTTTAGGCTGGTGGCCCAGCTTTCCCAGAACATGAATTTTGTCATGGATTTGACCGTTGAGGCATTTTTGCAAATGCATGCCGAAAGCCGTTTGATTAACAATATCCCCGAAAAAATCAAGCAGATTTACCAGTCCTCCGTCATGCTTGCAGGTGAACCTTTTTCCCTGGATACGGCCATTACGTCCCTTTCCGGCGGTCAGTCCCGGGCCCTGATGATCGCCGATGTAGCTTATCTGAGTGCGTCCCCCGTGGTCTTGATCGATGAAATTGAAAATGCAGGCATAGACCGTGTCAAAGCGGTTTCCCTGCTGCTCAACAAGGAAAAAATTGTTCTGATTGCCACCCATGATCCATTGCTTGCCCTGTCCTGCGACCGGCGTATTGTGATAAAAAACGGCGGTATTGCCGACGTGGTCAAAACCTTGGAGACGGAGAAAAAAAGTGTTGCCTGCCTGGCTGATCTGGACAAAAAATTGGGCCTTTTGCGGGAACGGGTTCGAACGGGGAAACACCTGATTTTTGATCAAACCTTTTTTTTTGACCATCCTTGA